One region of Peribacillus simplex genomic DNA includes:
- a CDS encoding YheC/YheD family protein encodes MRKTYPAEIAGIPGNVLFYPSELGDLAEIELIYFGRHSCPAIVKQNPAINQSIVLSESLAESLIFDQTDIPLHLFIYGKSIHIGPLVGIFSSGFTGISNKPLGERSDFFAKLLSLSRTTGCIPFVFGENVINWDEETIKGYVFENDNWHICEFPFPNVIYDRLPNRLTENRDGPKEVKHKFQKEYTIPWYNPGFFNKWDVNERLCADERALPYLPETYPFQSISVVETLLSHYRQVYIKPIHGSLGLGIHQIIYDKHEDVYYCRYKNEAKENKLQKFSTLEAIVKHIFHDRPLENLIVQQGVPLIRSEKRPVDFRVHTNKDSNGIWQVTAIAAKIAGAGSVTTHIKSGGVIKTVAELFGDDDEAKEVERKLSEAALVLSDSIEKHLDGIIAEIGFDFGLDKKGQVWMFEANSKPGRSIFSHPKLKDFELLTRKLSLDYAIYLTEQTITNSISVQR; translated from the coding sequence GTGAGAAAGACTTATCCTGCCGAAATTGCCGGTATCCCTGGCAATGTTCTATTCTACCCTTCAGAGCTTGGAGATTTGGCAGAGATTGAATTAATTTATTTCGGGCGGCATTCATGTCCTGCCATCGTTAAACAAAACCCGGCCATCAATCAATCAATCGTCCTATCAGAAAGTCTTGCGGAATCGCTAATATTCGATCAGACCGATATTCCTCTTCATTTATTCATATACGGCAAGAGCATCCATATTGGTCCGCTTGTCGGAATTTTTTCTTCAGGCTTCACTGGCATTTCCAACAAACCTTTGGGGGAGAGATCGGATTTTTTTGCAAAGCTCCTTTCACTGAGCCGGACAACAGGCTGTATCCCCTTTGTTTTTGGAGAAAATGTAATCAATTGGGATGAGGAGACAATCAAAGGTTATGTGTTTGAGAACGATAACTGGCACATTTGTGAATTTCCTTTTCCAAATGTCATCTATGACCGCCTCCCCAATCGTTTGACGGAAAACCGCGATGGACCAAAAGAGGTGAAGCATAAATTTCAAAAAGAATATACCATTCCATGGTATAATCCAGGTTTTTTCAATAAATGGGATGTAAATGAAAGGTTATGCGCGGATGAGCGGGCACTGCCTTATTTACCTGAAACGTATCCATTTCAATCCATATCCGTGGTGGAAACCCTTCTTTCCCATTACCGCCAAGTTTATATTAAACCAATTCACGGCAGTCTCGGACTAGGCATTCATCAAATTATTTATGATAAGCATGAAGATGTTTACTATTGCCGCTATAAAAATGAGGCAAAAGAAAATAAATTGCAAAAATTTTCCACATTGGAAGCCATCGTTAAACATATCTTTCATGACCGACCCCTTGAGAATCTTATCGTACAGCAGGGCGTCCCATTAATTCGATCTGAAAAACGCCCTGTAGATTTCCGGGTCCATACGAACAAGGACAGTAATGGAATATGGCAGGTAACCGCGATCGCCGCAAAAATAGCCGGTGCCGGCAGCGTCACGACTCATATTAAAAGCGGGGGCGTCATCAAAACGGTTGCCGAACTGTTTGGAGATGACGATGAGGCGAAAGAAGTCGAACGAAAGCTATCGGAGGCTGCACTGGTTTTAAGTGATAGTATAGAAAAGCACTTGGACGGCATCATTGCAGAAATAGGTTTTGATTTTGGATTGGATAAAAAAGGGCAGGTTTGGATGTTTGAGGCCAATTCCAAACCAGGACGTTCTATCTTTTCCCATCCAAAGCTCAAGGATTTCGAATTGCTAACCAGAAAGCTAAGCCTTGATTATGCCATTTATCTTACGGAACAGACCATTACAAATTCAATCAGTGTACAGCGATGA
- a CDS encoding YheC/YheD family protein — MLIGLMATSDSHENNYFTEIAKTAKSFNMKVCKFTPENIDRDLKKVRGERFDAENETWIPTSFDLPDFVYDRCFHGLSRESTETRDKIDWLKDNSNFLGLGLPGKWEVYQILKNHPLLQAFFPETFKVTTPEDITDHLERLDKVIIKPEFGAGGTGIYLLAKTADGALVSMTKKGTKYDRQFTSTSQLNKWLHHLLNRYRYLCQPYLDLCNEKNEPFDLRILLQKNEKNQWMERGRGIRTGQKDGITSNLATGGEAISLDTFIKKNPETISIAVEQKIQHILRTLPRETEAVFERLFELGIDLGIDKKGQIWIMDINSKPGRKIIQAIQPEAMKDIHRAPFQYSRYLADHLQKAGE; from the coding sequence GTGTTAATAGGATTAATGGCCACGTCGGATTCACATGAAAACAATTACTTCACCGAAATAGCCAAAACCGCTAAATCATTTAATATGAAAGTTTGTAAATTCACACCGGAAAATATTGATAGGGATCTAAAAAAAGTGCGGGGCGAGCGTTTTGATGCCGAGAATGAAACATGGATTCCAACGTCCTTTGATTTACCTGATTTTGTATATGATCGCTGTTTTCATGGATTATCCCGTGAGTCAACGGAAACGCGAGATAAAATCGATTGGTTAAAAGATAACTCGAATTTCTTAGGGCTTGGACTTCCTGGTAAATGGGAAGTTTACCAAATCCTAAAAAATCATCCACTCCTACAGGCATTTTTCCCAGAGACCTTTAAAGTGACAACACCTGAAGATATTACCGATCATTTGGAACGCCTGGATAAGGTGATTATTAAACCTGAATTCGGTGCAGGCGGTACAGGTATCTATCTTCTAGCAAAAACCGCAGACGGAGCTTTGGTTTCCATGACGAAAAAAGGCACCAAATACGATCGCCAATTCACCTCCACATCTCAGCTGAACAAATGGCTGCATCATTTATTAAATCGATACCGTTACCTTTGCCAGCCATATTTGGATCTTTGCAACGAAAAAAACGAGCCATTCGATTTACGAATTTTACTACAAAAAAACGAGAAGAATCAATGGATGGAACGGGGCCGCGGAATTCGCACTGGACAAAAAGACGGAATTACATCAAATCTCGCCACAGGCGGGGAAGCCATTTCATTGGATACTTTCATCAAAAAAAACCCGGAAACGATTTCGATTGCTGTCGAACAAAAGATCCAGCATATCCTTCGCACCCTTCCTAGAGAAACCGAGGCCGTTTTTGAAAGGTTATTCGAGTTGGGAATTGATCTAGGTATCGATAAAAAAGGGCAAATATGGATAATGGACATCAACTCGAAACCCGGCAGGAAAATCATTCAGGCAATTCAGCCGGAGGCCATGAAAGATATTCATCGTGCACCATTTCAATATAGCCGGTATTTAGCCGATCATCTTCAGAAAGCAGGTGAATAG
- a CDS encoding YheC/YheD family protein, whose amino-acid sequence MNLNHQKVFITVNPAVTRKKALLFIEEKLFEEWGLQFGEPVTIMAGCRSVPVLVQPFPSSMPTLKLSFDMNQILSLPAFPDQISVSFNKEGRSIKIGPFFAALMNQTPLQDGTFGEMEKFYQEMKSYCNQQGIPFYLVKLQSLKDGVVEGYQTGPDGWHILPLPIPDVFYNRIHSRKLEASHSFELFKNELEARSIPMFNGRFLSKYDVHELLISENDLLPNLPDTILFNEKEPFLTFIEKHSVIYFKPASGSQGRNICRLSQVAEKWKIEHSGHLRDVHFADTDEKLYNVLKRFSRKQTFILQKGISLFEIDQRKVDFRVLLHRNDQLQWKVSSMVARIGDPGTIVSNLAQGGLMKNGPDFLREAFDLHEASHIYQKLVRLAKNAAQALVENHDDSFGELGIDLALDTDTHPWIIEVNSKPSKKFQGSYEIFRPSVKSIIDFMLVLNRENYP is encoded by the coding sequence ATGAACCTTAACCATCAGAAAGTTTTCATTACGGTAAACCCTGCAGTGACTAGAAAGAAGGCGCTTCTGTTTATCGAAGAAAAACTATTTGAGGAATGGGGCCTTCAATTTGGAGAACCCGTTACGATCATGGCTGGATGCCGTTCCGTCCCTGTGCTTGTCCAACCATTCCCTTCATCAATGCCTACATTGAAACTTTCATTTGACATGAACCAGATTTTATCCTTACCTGCTTTTCCAGATCAAATTTCCGTCTCATTTAATAAGGAAGGAAGGTCAATCAAAATAGGCCCTTTCTTCGCTGCACTCATGAACCAGACTCCCTTGCAAGACGGGACATTCGGCGAAATGGAAAAATTTTATCAGGAAATGAAATCATACTGTAATCAACAGGGTATCCCCTTCTATTTAGTAAAACTTCAGTCGCTTAAAGATGGAGTAGTAGAAGGATATCAGACAGGGCCAGATGGCTGGCACATCTTGCCCCTCCCCATTCCTGATGTCTTTTATAACAGGATTCATTCGCGCAAACTTGAAGCATCTCATTCTTTCGAGCTGTTCAAAAATGAACTGGAGGCACGGTCGATACCGATGTTCAATGGAAGGTTCCTTTCCAAATATGATGTACATGAGCTATTGATCTCAGAAAATGATTTGCTGCCAAATTTGCCTGATACGATACTTTTTAACGAAAAGGAGCCATTCTTGACATTTATAGAAAAGCATTCGGTAATCTACTTCAAACCGGCATCTGGCAGTCAAGGCAGGAATATTTGCAGGTTATCGCAAGTAGCTGAAAAATGGAAAATTGAGCACTCCGGACATCTCCGGGATGTACATTTTGCAGATACGGATGAAAAATTGTATAACGTCTTAAAAAGATTTTCCAGAAAACAAACCTTCATTCTTCAAAAGGGAATTTCCCTTTTCGAAATTGATCAGAGAAAAGTTGATTTTCGCGTGCTCCTTCACCGGAATGATCAGCTTCAATGGAAAGTTTCATCAATGGTTGCCCGGATTGGAGACCCAGGCACTATTGTTTCCAATCTTGCACAAGGCGGATTAATGAAAAACGGGCCAGATTTCCTAAGGGAAGCATTTGACCTTCATGAAGCCAGCCACATATATCAAAAGCTCGTACGGCTGGCTAAAAACGCAGCCCAGGCCTTGGTCGAAAACCATGACGATTCATTCGGCGAGCTCGGAATCGATTTAGCACTGGATACCGATACACACCCATGGATCATCGAAGTGAATTCGAAACCATCGAAAAAATTTCAAGGCAGCTATGAAATCTTTCGTCCATCAGTAAAATCCATCATAGATTTCATGCTCGTCCTTAACCGCGAAAACTATCCATAA
- a CDS encoding DUF445 domain-containing protein, whose product MDEFWIKILFMVVVGAVIGGFTNLLAIRMLFRPYKPIYIFGKQLPLTPGLIPKRQDELAKQLGKLVVDHLITPESIQSKVINDASIQNMKIFVQAEVKKALSTEKSTAQLLDQLGMKNSSFTIEQRLQAFILGKYETWSEENRNKSLKDIVPPQIQQKALDSIPDMSRFIVKKGKEYFNSAEGKGRLEDMLDDFFKERGKMINLIQMFIGNEKLIDKIQPEIIKFFEQSRTIDILSGMMMNEWGNMEKWDVEKIEELIGKETIRQLITEKTAEMMPVSSIMNKPVRELTASFTNTIVEKGVPIFVGKGAEYLIKHFQPLFQKLHLDDIVEEQVSSFSVSRLEEMVVSITKRELSMITYLGALLGGIIGLFQGFVTVLIG is encoded by the coding sequence ATGGATGAGTTTTGGATAAAGATACTGTTTATGGTCGTCGTAGGTGCTGTAATAGGAGGTTTCACCAATTTATTGGCTATCCGAATGCTATTCAGACCTTATAAACCAATCTATATTTTCGGGAAACAGCTACCGTTGACACCAGGGTTGATCCCGAAGCGGCAGGATGAGTTAGCGAAACAGTTGGGTAAGTTGGTGGTTGATCATTTAATCACGCCAGAGAGCATCCAAAGTAAAGTCATCAATGATGCCTCTATACAGAATATGAAAATTTTCGTTCAGGCAGAAGTAAAGAAAGCATTGTCCACGGAAAAAAGTACTGCTCAATTGCTTGATCAATTGGGAATGAAGAATTCTTCATTCACGATAGAACAGAGATTACAAGCATTCATTCTTGGTAAATATGAAACATGGTCGGAAGAGAACCGGAACAAAAGCTTGAAGGATATCGTCCCGCCGCAGATTCAGCAAAAAGCCCTTGACTCGATTCCTGATATGTCACGATTCATCGTAAAAAAGGGAAAAGAGTATTTTAACAGTGCAGAAGGCAAAGGCCGTCTTGAAGACATGTTGGATGATTTCTTCAAGGAACGGGGCAAGATGATCAATTTAATTCAGATGTTCATTGGAAACGAAAAGTTAATTGATAAGATCCAGCCGGAAATCATAAAATTCTTTGAACAATCCCGAACGATTGATATATTGTCAGGGATGATGATGAATGAGTGGGGAAATATGGAAAAATGGGATGTAGAGAAAATCGAGGAATTGATCGGTAAAGAAACGATTAGACAATTGATTACCGAAAAAACGGCAGAAATGATGCCAGTCTCTTCTATCATGAATAAGCCGGTTCGAGAATTGACAGCCAGTTTCACTAACACCATTGTGGAAAAAGGCGTCCCGATTTTCGTGGGAAAAGGTGCCGAGTATTTAATCAAGCATTTTCAGCCGCTTTTCCAAAAGCTTCACTTGGACGATATCGTGGAAGAACAGGTTTCGTCATTTTCGGTGTCCCGGCTTGAGGAAATGGTCGTTTCAATCACTAAGAGAGAATTGTCCATGATCACATACCTCGGGGCTTTGCTTGGTGGAATCATCGGTTTATTTCAAGGTTTCGTAACTGTTTTAATAGGATGA
- a CDS encoding YlbF family regulator gives MNNVYDAAYEMEKAIRASNEYADLQRLYDLVNSDEATKGMFENFRNLQMSLQQKQMMGQEIAPEEVEQAQKTVQLVQQNPTISQLMEAEQRMSMVIADLNKIIMKPLEDLYGLPEQQQ, from the coding sequence ATGAATAACGTATATGATGCAGCGTACGAAATGGAAAAGGCCATTAGGGCAAGTAATGAATATGCCGACTTGCAACGCTTATATGATCTTGTCAATTCTGATGAAGCAACAAAAGGAATGTTTGAAAACTTCCGCAATCTGCAGATGTCATTGCAGCAAAAGCAAATGATGGGACAGGAGATCGCTCCAGAAGAGGTTGAGCAAGCACAAAAGACGGTACAGCTTGTCCAACAAAACCCAACCATTTCACAATTGATGGAAGCTGAACAACGGATGAGCATGGTGATCGCAGACCTCAATAAAATTATCATGAAGCCGCTTGAAGATTTATATGGCTTGCCTGAGCAACAGCAATAA
- a CDS encoding Cof-type HAD-IIB family hydrolase has translation MVYRLLAVNIDGTLLQSNGRLNKSTKEAIDYVHQKGVHVALVTSRNYHSAKKVAKALKINPMIVAQQGAFVGASIEKPIMVKRISEELTAELVQMLEKATCQILLVHEKYSLGNRVNLPENLLGKTVMYLNDQNIYAQNYVDDISEELIDQPMAPTKMDIIFSEKSDQNDMLKLIKEMFPEVDAILHPGHKLTIVPKGVSKWSGVLYLADHLEVKRTEIVSIGDGLDDMEMIACSGLGVAMGNADEEVRKVAKWVTRSNDQDGVAYMLREFFRKQHPIDFLQKMNMLK, from the coding sequence ATGGTATATCGTCTACTTGCGGTCAATATCGACGGGACATTGCTCCAGTCGAATGGCCGTTTAAATAAATCGACTAAAGAAGCAATCGATTATGTACACCAAAAAGGTGTCCATGTTGCACTTGTAACGTCAAGAAACTATCATTCAGCAAAAAAAGTGGCCAAAGCCCTAAAAATAAATCCGATGATCGTTGCTCAGCAAGGAGCTTTTGTCGGAGCTTCCATTGAAAAGCCCATTATGGTAAAAAGAATTTCAGAAGAACTGACTGCAGAGCTTGTACAAATGCTTGAAAAGGCCACGTGCCAAATTTTGCTCGTCCATGAAAAATACTCGCTGGGAAATCGGGTGAACCTCCCGGAGAATTTACTTGGCAAAACGGTTATGTATCTGAATGATCAAAATATTTACGCGCAAAATTATGTGGATGATATCAGTGAAGAGCTCATTGACCAGCCGATGGCCCCTACGAAAATGGATATAATATTTTCAGAAAAAAGTGATCAAAATGATATGCTGAAATTAATAAAGGAAATGTTCCCTGAGGTAGATGCAATCTTGCATCCAGGACATAAGCTGACAATTGTTCCAAAGGGTGTTTCTAAATGGAGTGGTGTATTGTATTTAGCTGATCATTTAGAGGTGAAAAGAACGGAAATCGTCTCGATTGGAGATGGATTGGATGATATGGAGATGATTGCCTGTTCTGGTCTGGGTGTTGCCATGGGCAATGCGGATGAGGAAGTTAGGAAAGTGGCAAAATGGGTGACGCGCTCCAATGATCAAGATGGTGTGGCCTACATGCTAAGGGAATTTTTCCGGAAACAGCATCCAATCGATTTTCTGCAGAAGATGAATATGCTTAAGTGA
- a CDS encoding transcriptional regulator SplA domain-containing protein, protein MERKNSMGVINAKEVQVGDEVFVIYNNPHVPTVSNIRAAEIVPHPKDPNAVALFLNDTFHTIEDDDALFSSEAAAEKAYSDYMDNQDQMT, encoded by the coding sequence ATGGAAAGGAAGAATTCAATGGGTGTAATCAACGCGAAAGAGGTTCAAGTCGGCGACGAGGTGTTTGTGATTTATAATAATCCCCATGTTCCTACCGTTTCGAATATAAGGGCAGCGGAAATTGTCCCGCATCCCAAAGATCCAAATGCAGTTGCCTTGTTCTTGAACGATACATTTCATACTATTGAAGATGATGATGCATTGTTCTCTTCGGAAGCCGCAGCGGAAAAAGCATACAGTGATTATATGGATAACCAGGACCAGATGACTTGA
- a CDS encoding DinB family protein, translating to MNYVKNQLTVMRGSLLKEIEGIKPEFMDVQPEGFNNTIHWHLGHVLTAAENFLLKSNSELPANYSQLFGYGSKPSDWTGDVPSVEVLKQQLQEQLGRLLEIPEERLTEKTAKPFNGMETVGEFINFVVLHEANHIGQIHAMKLFIQSTN from the coding sequence ATGAATTATGTAAAAAATCAGCTAACGGTTATGCGCGGCAGTCTTTTAAAAGAAATCGAGGGAATCAAACCAGAGTTCATGGATGTGCAGCCTGAAGGTTTTAATAATACAATCCATTGGCATCTTGGACATGTCCTTACTGCAGCCGAAAATTTTTTATTGAAATCCAACAGTGAATTGCCAGCGAATTACAGCCAGCTATTTGGATATGGTTCAAAACCCTCCGACTGGACCGGGGATGTACCTTCCGTTGAAGTTTTAAAGCAACAGCTGCAAGAACAACTTGGCCGACTTCTTGAAATTCCTGAAGAACGATTGACAGAGAAAACAGCAAAGCCTTTCAACGGAATGGAAACAGTGGGGGAATTCATTAATTTCGTAGTCCTGCACGAAGCCAATCACATTGGACAAATTCATGCAATGAAACTCTTCATTCAATCTACTAACTGA
- a CDS encoding HIT family protein, with product MRKMTLFNGKTIEIECLSCALTSGEIEADGGAIVETEYFHAHQDVAYPIVGLVILASKRHIKCFDELYDLEKVDYINILSRIRKAQREVLGIEHVYYFYNEDTPHHFHTWMVPRYEWMYDFGRSVESVRPVLLHARNKLNNDENFKSVLDGIKALKKELNP from the coding sequence ATGAGGAAAATGACTTTGTTTAATGGAAAAACGATTGAAATCGAATGTTTAAGCTGTGCTTTAACGAGTGGGGAAATAGAAGCGGATGGTGGTGCAATAGTCGAAACCGAGTATTTTCATGCTCACCAAGACGTTGCATATCCCATTGTAGGTTTAGTTATTTTAGCATCCAAACGCCATATTAAGTGCTTTGATGAATTATATGACTTGGAGAAGGTTGATTACATAAACATATTATCCAGGATTAGAAAAGCTCAAAGGGAGGTACTAGGGATAGAACATGTTTATTATTTTTACAATGAGGATACTCCCCACCATTTTCATACTTGGATGGTTCCTCGATATGAATGGATGTACGATTTTGGACGTTCGGTGGAATCTGTTAGACCGGTTTTGCTCCATGCAAGAAATAAGTTGAATAATGATGAAAATTTTAAAAGTGTACTTGATGGAATCAAGGCTTTAAAAAAAGAACTAAACCCTTAA
- a CDS encoding dimethylarginine dimethylaminohydrolase family protein — translation MVNKINEELEAYCASEYSKLSRVIVCEPRYMEIREIINETQKEFIEKNIDKELAREQHAQFIKALEHEGIEVIKLPPKYTYPEQVFTRDIGFTLGNTVYVAEMATGIRQGEELLLKSWLETNGIQFFNLRENHIEGGDVIIDGKTIYIGVSDRTNETSIKHLQTILPEYEIIAVPFIEKFLHLDCVFNIISPTEALIFPESFTKKELDLLASRYDIIEVTIKEQFTLGTNVLSIGNKKLFSLPCNKKVNSHLRERGYEVIEVDISEIIKSGGSFRCCTMPLLRTTNKKIDPA, via the coding sequence ATGGTAAACAAGATAAACGAAGAACTTGAGGCATATTGTGCGAGCGAATATTCAAAGCTATCACGGGTGATCGTCTGTGAACCTCGTTATATGGAAATCCGTGAAATCATTAACGAAACGCAAAAAGAGTTTATAGAAAAAAATATCGATAAGGAACTTGCCAGGGAGCAGCACGCCCAATTTATTAAGGCACTTGAACATGAAGGGATTGAAGTCATCAAACTTCCGCCTAAATATACATATCCTGAACAGGTTTTTACGAGAGATATCGGTTTCACTCTTGGCAATACCGTTTACGTAGCCGAGATGGCTACAGGTATCAGGCAGGGTGAGGAACTATTATTGAAATCCTGGCTCGAAACGAATGGTATCCAATTTTTCAACCTCCGCGAAAACCATATAGAGGGAGGGGATGTCATTATCGACGGAAAAACCATCTATATTGGAGTCAGTGATAGAACGAATGAAACATCTATTAAGCATCTCCAAACCATATTACCGGAATACGAAATCATCGCGGTGCCTTTCATTGAAAAATTCCTTCATTTAGACTGCGTTTTCAATATCATATCACCAACAGAGGCGCTTATTTTTCCAGAGTCCTTTACAAAAAAAGAGTTGGATTTATTAGCTTCACGTTATGACATAATTGAAGTGACTATAAAAGAACAATTCACATTAGGGACCAATGTACTCTCCATTGGGAATAAAAAATTATTCAGCCTCCCATGTAATAAAAAGGTAAATAGTCACCTTCGTGAACGCGGATACGAAGTCATAGAAGTTGATATAAGCGAAATCATCAAGTCCGGTGGCTCTTTCCGTTGTTGCACCATGCCATTATTGAGGACAACGAATAAGAAGATTGATCCAGCCTGA
- a CDS encoding long-chain fatty acid--CoA ligase yields the protein MMDTPLIMTQIIERAEKYFPKKEVVSRTDGGIHTFTYAEIAARTRRLASNLEKFGIKTGDRVGTLAWNHHRHLEAYFAIPCHGAVLHTINMRLSPQHVSYIINSAEDRLLLIDPDVIPLLEAIKDELTTVEGYILMTDKDELPETTLSPIYHYEKLLAEGNPKQPFIQALDENAPAGICYTSATTGNPKGVVYSHRGILLHAIALGLADSTAISERDVALAVVPMFHVNAWGMPFASVWFGTKMVLPGPYFTPKILAELIETEKVTIAAGVPTIWLGLLKELEEGSYDMSSIRAVLCGGSAAPKSMIKTFEQKYGIPFLHAYGMTETSPLVFVSKPKSYQEDLPEEELYELKAKQGLVSPMIEIKVIGQDGEVKPDGKEMGELLIRGPWIANEYFKDERSEDTFKDGWLYTGDVVTIDEEGFVKIVDRTKDLIKSGGEWISSVDIENALMANEAVFEAAVIAVPHEKWQERPIACVVLKDEYKAQVSQEDIIEFLKPQFAKWWLPDEVVFLEDIPKTGVGKFLKRALRDQLQDKYIKK from the coding sequence ATGATGGATACTCCATTAATCATGACTCAAATCATTGAGAGAGCTGAAAAATATTTTCCGAAGAAAGAGGTAGTTTCGCGTACGGATGGTGGAATTCACACTTTTACGTATGCTGAAATTGCTGCGCGTACAAGAAGGCTAGCTAGTAACCTTGAAAAATTCGGTATTAAAACAGGTGACCGTGTTGGAACACTTGCCTGGAACCATCATCGGCATTTAGAAGCTTATTTTGCGATTCCTTGTCATGGCGCTGTCCTACATACAATTAATATGCGTCTCTCTCCTCAACATGTTTCTTATATCATCAATAGTGCGGAAGATCGATTATTACTGATAGATCCGGATGTCATCCCCCTGTTAGAAGCGATTAAAGATGAGTTAACGACCGTGGAAGGATATATCTTAATGACCGATAAAGATGAGCTGCCTGAAACGACACTTTCACCAATTTATCATTATGAAAAGTTATTAGCCGAAGGGAATCCAAAACAGCCCTTCATTCAAGCTTTGGATGAAAATGCTCCTGCCGGCATATGTTATACCTCCGCCACGACCGGGAATCCAAAAGGTGTGGTTTATTCACATCGCGGGATTTTGTTGCATGCGATTGCACTGGGACTTGCTGATTCTACAGCAATAAGCGAACGGGATGTGGCCCTTGCAGTCGTGCCCATGTTTCACGTGAATGCTTGGGGCATGCCTTTTGCCAGTGTTTGGTTTGGCACTAAGATGGTTTTGCCTGGACCATACTTCACCCCAAAAATTTTGGCTGAGCTTATAGAAACGGAGAAGGTTACAATTGCAGCAGGGGTTCCGACAATATGGCTGGGCCTATTGAAGGAGCTGGAAGAAGGTAGCTATGATATGAGCAGCATTCGCGCAGTTTTATGCGGAGGGTCGGCTGCCCCAAAAAGCATGATTAAAACCTTTGAACAAAAGTACGGGATTCCATTCCTGCATGCCTATGGAATGACTGAAACAAGCCCGCTCGTTTTTGTTTCCAAACCAAAAAGCTACCAGGAAGACCTCCCTGAAGAAGAACTATATGAGTTGAAGGCCAAGCAGGGCCTTGTCTCGCCAATGATTGAAATTAAAGTGATCGGCCAGGACGGCGAAGTAAAACCTGATGGAAAAGAAATGGGCGAATTACTAATTAGAGGTCCATGGATTGCGAATGAATATTTTAAGGATGAGCGGTCAGAGGATACATTTAAAGATGGCTGGCTTTATACCGGGGATGTTGTCACGATTGATGAAGAAGGATTCGTGAAAATCGTCGACAGGACTAAAGACTTGATTAAAAGCGGCGGTGAGTGGATTTCTTCCGTTGATATAGAGAATGCATTAATGGCCAATGAAGCAGTCTTTGAGGCGGCGGTGATTGCAGTGCCTCACGAAAAATGGCAGGAACGACCGATTGCTTGTGTTGTTTTGAAAGACGAATACAAGGCGCAGGTGTCCCAAGAAGACATCATCGAATTTTTAAAGCCGCAATTTGCAAAATGGTGGCTGCCGGATGAAGTGGTCTTTTTGGAAGATATTCCGAAAACGGGTGTTGGGAAGTTCTTGAAAAGGGCTTTGCGAGATCAGCTTCAGGATAAATATATCAAGAAGTGA
- a CDS encoding enoyl-CoA hydratase: MESTLPAGTVLVTYSDRTATVAMNRPEAMNSLNPLMLHDFINALKEVSENDKVDVVIIKGNGKAFSAGGDIKMMLAPGKENAFDELMDGISELVTTLYFMPKLTISAIHGAAAGLGLSIALATDHLIADSDSKVAMNFIGIGLIPDGGGHFFLERRLGEVGAKELIWEGKVLTALEAKAKGLIHEVADGTLEHAVEKKVQSWLQSPVQAMIKTKKILSEKNRPLLIKILEIEKAAQMKMRQTADHQEGIKAFVEKRKPNFIGK; this comes from the coding sequence ATTGAATCGACATTACCTGCAGGCACTGTTTTAGTCACATATTCGGACCGGACCGCTACTGTTGCAATGAACCGTCCAGAGGCCATGAATTCTTTAAATCCGTTAATGCTGCATGATTTCATTAATGCCCTTAAGGAAGTAAGTGAGAATGATAAAGTGGACGTCGTCATTATAAAAGGGAATGGGAAAGCATTTTCCGCAGGTGGTGACATTAAGATGATGCTCGCGCCTGGAAAAGAAAACGCTTTCGATGAACTGATGGATGGAATCAGTGAATTGGTGACCACTCTATACTTCATGCCTAAATTGACCATCAGTGCCATTCATGGTGCAGCTGCAGGGCTTGGGTTGAGTATAGCTCTTGCAACCGATCATCTTATTGCCGATTCGGACAGTAAGGTTGCGATGAATTTTATCGGGATTGGATTAATCCCTGATGGCGGCGGACACTTTTTCCTTGAACGCCGTCTTGGTGAAGTAGGTGCGAAAGAATTGATCTGGGAAGGTAAAGTGCTTACAGCGCTTGAAGCAAAAGCAAAGGGCCTCATTCATGAAGTGGCAGACGGAACCTTGGAACATGCAGTAGAGAAGAAGGTGCAATCATGGCTGCAAAGCCCGGTTCAGGCCATGATTAAAACGAAAAAGATTCTTAGTGAAAAAAACCGCCCGCTATTAATTAAGATCCTTGAGATTGAAAAAGCTGCTCAAATGAAAATGCGTCAAACAGCGGACCACCAAGAAGGAATAAAAGCTTTCGTCGAAAAAAGAAAACCGAACTTCATCGGAAAATGA